One Corynebacterium appendicis CIP 107643 DNA window includes the following coding sequences:
- a CDS encoding MMPL family transporter: MAKFLYRLGKWSFLNKWKVIVAWLLLFAAGVGGALTLSKPLSSDFAISGTPSIDALESLGENFPGISDPVQAPSVNLVFKAPEGQRLDDKANMAAIDETVAYIEDNLPEMGGKDRLGNPVTVSKEQTEQIVSQMTEMGLPEERAQADADNVRLLSEDARIGYTTFEFGAETSMQVTDEERAVVNEALDLGRSKGLQVEAGGPGFGDPIEIKTTSEIIGIAVAFVVMLVTFGSLVAAGMPVITAVIGVGLGTFLILMATRFTELNEVTPVMAVMIGLAVGIDYALFILSRYKQERRRLPGAEAAGLAVGTAGSSVVFAGTTVFTALVALVLARIEFLSWMGLSAAATVAIAVAVAITLLPALMGLLGDKIFGGTIPGVAGNPGPGDRPGKDLNTRSLGRAWVNTVRRTPALVMAVVVVLLGVCSLPVLQMEMSLPSDSNGDTDTTQRKSADLMAEGFGAGVNAPFLLVVDAHDVNPDTQALAPYMNSIPDEAVEGAGDADKQKAALSSFMYAMERAGTVTGVRHAQLVGVNDDFTAAQILATPKGGPDDQLTVDTAHALREMDAEIEDATGTDVGLTGFTAVQMDITEELADAMPLYLGIVVGLAVLLLIIVFRSILVPLVAGLGFLLSVGAAFGATVEVFQNGLTGLVNTPGPILSFLPILLIGVTFGLAMDYQVFLVTRMREQYTRLRRRDDDPEAVLDAVEESTVEGFVQGARVVTAAAIIMIAVFVAFIDQPLPFIKIFGFALGAAVLFDAFFVRMALVPATMFILGTTTWWMPKWLDRILPNLDIEGEELEREFEPESDKEHVPS; this comes from the coding sequence GTGGCGAAGTTCCTCTACCGGCTCGGCAAATGGTCATTCCTGAATAAATGGAAGGTCATCGTCGCCTGGCTGCTGCTCTTCGCCGCCGGTGTGGGCGGCGCGCTGACGCTATCGAAGCCGCTGTCATCCGACTTCGCCATTTCCGGAACACCGTCGATCGACGCACTCGAGTCCCTCGGCGAGAATTTCCCCGGGATCAGCGACCCGGTCCAGGCCCCTTCGGTGAACCTGGTGTTCAAAGCTCCCGAGGGCCAGCGCCTCGACGATAAGGCGAATATGGCCGCGATCGACGAGACAGTCGCGTATATCGAGGACAACCTGCCCGAGATGGGCGGCAAAGACCGCTTAGGCAATCCCGTCACCGTCTCGAAGGAACAGACGGAACAGATCGTCTCCCAGATGACGGAGATGGGACTGCCCGAGGAGCGCGCCCAGGCGGATGCCGACAATGTGCGCCTGCTGTCTGAGGATGCGCGCATCGGCTACACCACTTTCGAATTCGGCGCGGAAACCTCCATGCAGGTCACTGATGAGGAACGCGCCGTGGTCAACGAGGCGCTCGATCTCGGCCGCTCGAAGGGACTGCAGGTGGAGGCCGGCGGTCCGGGCTTCGGCGATCCCATCGAGATCAAGACGACCAGTGAGATCATCGGCATCGCCGTGGCGTTTGTGGTCATGCTGGTCACCTTCGGCTCCCTCGTCGCCGCCGGCATGCCGGTGATCACCGCCGTGATTGGCGTGGGACTGGGAACTTTCCTCATTCTCATGGCCACCCGTTTCACGGAGCTCAATGAGGTCACCCCGGTCATGGCCGTCATGATCGGCTTGGCTGTGGGCATCGACTACGCCCTGTTCATCCTCTCGCGCTACAAGCAGGAGCGCCGTCGCCTGCCGGGCGCGGAGGCCGCCGGCCTCGCTGTCGGTACTGCTGGCTCGTCGGTCGTGTTCGCCGGCACCACCGTGTTCACTGCGCTTGTCGCGCTGGTGCTCGCCCGCATCGAATTCCTCTCCTGGATGGGCCTGTCCGCCGCGGCGACCGTGGCTATCGCCGTGGCCGTGGCCATCACGCTGCTACCGGCACTGATGGGTCTGCTCGGCGACAAAATCTTCGGGGGCACAATCCCCGGTGTGGCAGGCAATCCCGGCCCCGGCGACCGCCCGGGCAAGGACCTGAACACCCGCTCTCTCGGCCGCGCCTGGGTGAACACCGTGCGCCGAACTCCCGCACTGGTCATGGCCGTCGTCGTGGTCCTGCTTGGAGTGTGCTCGCTGCCGGTGCTGCAGATGGAAATGTCCCTGCCGTCGGATTCCAACGGCGATACCGACACCACCCAGCGCAAGTCCGCCGACCTCATGGCGGAGGGCTTCGGCGCAGGCGTCAACGCGCCATTCTTGCTCGTGGTCGACGCACACGACGTCAACCCGGATACGCAGGCGCTCGCCCCGTACATGAACTCCATCCCGGATGAGGCGGTGGAGGGAGCAGGGGACGCCGATAAGCAAAAGGCGGCGTTGTCCTCCTTCATGTACGCGATGGAGCGCGCGGGCACCGTGACCGGCGTGCGTCACGCGCAGCTGGTCGGCGTCAACGACGATTTCACCGCCGCGCAGATCCTGGCGACCCCGAAGGGCGGGCCCGACGACCAATTGACGGTGGATACCGCGCACGCGCTGCGCGAAATGGACGCCGAGATTGAGGACGCCACCGGCACCGACGTCGGCTTGACCGGCTTCACCGCCGTGCAGATGGACATCACGGAAGAGCTCGCCGACGCGATGCCGCTGTACCTTGGAATCGTGGTGGGCTTGGCGGTCCTGCTGCTCATCATCGTTTTCCGCTCCATCCTCGTGCCGCTCGTCGCGGGCCTCGGCTTCCTGCTGTCCGTCGGTGCTGCTTTCGGCGCGACCGTCGAAGTTTTCCAAAACGGCCTGACCGGCCTGGTGAACACGCCTGGGCCGATCCTGTCCTTCCTGCCGATCCTGCTGATCGGCGTCACCTTCGGCCTGGCGATGGACTACCAAGTCTTCCTGGTCACCCGCATGCGCGAGCAGTACACGCGGCTGCGCCGCCGGGACGACGATCCGGAGGCGGTCCTCGACGCCGTCGAAGAATCCACCGTCGAAGGCTTCGTCCAAGGCGCGCGCGTGGTCACCGCCGCCGCCATCATCATGATCGCGGTCTTCGTCGCGTTCATCGACCAACCCCTGCCGTTCATCAAGATCTTCGGCTTCGCGCTCGGCGCCGCCGTGCTTTTCGATGCCTTCTTCGTCCGCATGGCCCTCGTCCCCGCCACCATGTTCATCCTGGGCACCACCACCTGGTGGATGCCGAAATGGCTCGACCGCATCCTGCCCAACCTGGACATCGAGGGCGAGGAGCTGGAGCGCGAATTCGAGCCCGAGTCTGACAAGGAGCACGTCCCCTCATGA
- the tgt gene encoding tRNA guanosine(34) transglycosylase Tgt: MTDTSGTGSRVDLSFEVGTRLEEAPGRHGRTGVIHTPHGDIQTPAFIPVATKATVKTLTPEQIRQTGAQAILSNAYHLYLQPGPDIVDEAGGVAAFENWHGPTYTDSGGFQVMSLGVGFKKVLAMDVAGLTDEDIRAANKDRMARVDDDGVDFKSFIDGSSHRFTPEVSMQIQHQLGADIMFAFDELTTLVDTRAYQEHSVERTRQWARRCLIEHDRLSTARPHKPLQSLWGVVQGAQYEDLRRQATRGLIALDEEARAEGRRGFGGFGIGGALEKENLGTIVGWVTDELPEDKPRHLLGISEPDDLFTAIEAGADTFDCVAPTRLGRRGGVYTLDGRMNLMAARFRRDFSGVDEEFGGYVSENYSRAYIHHLLRAKEFLAGTLCTLHNLEFMVRLVDNIRAAIDAGDYEAYRDEFLGRYYAGH, from the coding sequence ATGACCGACACATCTGGTACCGGTTCCCGCGTCGACCTCAGCTTCGAGGTGGGCACCCGCCTCGAGGAGGCCCCGGGCCGCCACGGCCGCACCGGCGTGATCCACACCCCGCACGGCGACATCCAGACGCCCGCGTTCATCCCGGTAGCCACCAAGGCGACGGTGAAAACGCTCACCCCGGAGCAGATCCGTCAGACGGGCGCGCAGGCCATCCTGTCCAACGCGTACCACCTCTATCTCCAGCCCGGCCCCGACATCGTGGACGAGGCCGGGGGAGTGGCCGCCTTCGAGAACTGGCACGGCCCCACCTACACCGACTCCGGCGGGTTCCAGGTCATGAGCCTGGGCGTCGGCTTCAAGAAGGTCCTGGCCATGGACGTCGCCGGACTCACCGACGAGGACATCCGCGCCGCCAACAAGGACCGCATGGCGCGTGTCGACGACGACGGTGTCGACTTCAAGTCCTTCATCGACGGCTCCTCCCACCGCTTCACACCGGAGGTGTCCATGCAGATACAGCACCAGCTCGGCGCCGACATCATGTTCGCCTTCGACGAGCTGACCACGCTCGTGGATACCCGCGCCTACCAGGAGCATTCCGTCGAGCGAACCCGCCAGTGGGCACGTCGATGCCTCATCGAGCACGATCGCTTATCGACGGCCCGCCCCCACAAACCCCTCCAATCCCTCTGGGGCGTGGTGCAGGGCGCCCAGTACGAGGACCTGCGCCGCCAGGCCACCCGTGGACTGATCGCCCTGGACGAGGAAGCCCGCGCCGAAGGCCGCCGCGGTTTCGGAGGTTTCGGCATCGGCGGAGCCCTGGAGAAGGAGAACCTGGGCACCATCGTCGGCTGGGTCACCGACGAGCTGCCGGAGGACAAGCCCCGCCACCTGCTGGGCATTTCCGAGCCCGACGACCTGTTCACCGCCATCGAGGCCGGTGCCGACACCTTCGACTGCGTCGCCCCGACCCGCCTCGGCCGCCGCGGCGGGGTGTACACCTTGGACGGCCGCATGAACCTCATGGCCGCCCGCTTCCGCCGCGATTTCTCCGGCGTGGACGAGGAATTCGGCGGCTATGTCTCCGAGAACTACTCCCGCGCCTATATCCACCACCTGCTGCGCGCGAAGGAATTCCTCGCCGGCACCCTGTGCACCCTGCACAACCTCGAGTTCATGGTGCGCCTGGTGGACAATATCCGCGCCGCGATCGACGCCGGTGACTACGAGGCTTACCGCGACGAGTTCCTCGGGCGCTATTACGCGGGGCACTGA
- a CDS encoding type II toxin-antitoxin system Phd/YefM family antitoxin, whose translation MTTLSAREFNRDVSAAKRAALDGPVVITDRGRASHVLLSAERYEELVANTSNWASRLHMDEDIEFEPARMEFGLRNPEL comes from the coding sequence ATGACAACGCTGAGCGCCCGGGAATTCAACCGCGATGTCAGCGCCGCTAAGCGCGCTGCTCTTGATGGGCCAGTGGTGATCACTGACCGCGGCCGCGCATCGCATGTGCTGTTGTCGGCGGAGCGTTACGAGGAGCTCGTGGCGAACACATCTAATTGGGCGAGTCGCCTCCACATGGACGAGGACATCGAATTTGAACCGGCCCGCATGGAATTCGGTCTGAGGAATCCGGAGCTATGA
- a CDS encoding type II toxin-antitoxin system VapC family toxin, which produces MSFLLDTNVVSELRKPASKVNPGVLAWSTKHPLVEQFLSAVTIFELELGVSLKERRDPVQGAKLRAWIEDQVKPSFEGRVLPLDAAVAAHAARLHVDDPRPLADSFIAATAQLHGLAVVTRNERDFIPFRVPCINPWSD; this is translated from the coding sequence ATGAGTTTCCTGCTGGACACCAACGTGGTCAGCGAGCTTCGAAAGCCCGCCTCGAAAGTCAATCCCGGAGTGTTGGCCTGGTCGACAAAACACCCGCTTGTCGAGCAATTTCTCTCGGCCGTCACCATCTTCGAGCTTGAGCTGGGGGTGTCGCTGAAGGAACGCCGCGATCCAGTGCAAGGCGCGAAGCTGCGGGCGTGGATCGAAGATCAGGTGAAACCGTCCTTCGAAGGGCGGGTACTACCGCTTGATGCTGCGGTTGCTGCGCATGCGGCTCGCCTGCACGTGGATGATCCCCGCCCTCTGGCGGATTCTTTCATCGCGGCAACAGCGCAGTTGCATGGTCTCGCTGTTGTGACCCGGAATGAGCGTGACTTCATCCCATTCCGGGTACCGTGCATCAACCCCTGGTCGGATTAA
- a CDS encoding queuosine precursor transporter — MSNPISHPHPIARSPYPYLLAVFCAVFLISNITAQKGVELGPLVTDGAFFLFPISYVIGDVIAEVYGFKAARRAVFTGFGIAVLAVLSFYIAIWLPAASFYDMQDTFAAVLGLLPRIILASLTGYVVGQLLNAWVLQKMKDRFGTDRLWARLIGSTVVGEFADTLLFCSIAAGVIGIDSVGAFVNYVIVGFLWKTLMEVVLLPVTYPTIAAVRRAEERASAVTA; from the coding sequence ATGTCGAACCCCATCTCCCACCCGCACCCCATCGCGCGCTCGCCGTACCCGTACCTGCTTGCGGTGTTCTGCGCAGTCTTCCTCATCTCAAATATCACCGCGCAGAAGGGCGTCGAGCTCGGGCCACTCGTCACCGACGGCGCGTTCTTCCTCTTCCCCATCTCGTACGTCATCGGCGACGTGATCGCCGAAGTCTACGGCTTCAAAGCCGCCCGCCGTGCTGTGTTCACCGGTTTCGGTATCGCCGTGCTCGCGGTGCTGTCCTTCTACATCGCGATCTGGCTGCCCGCCGCCAGCTTCTACGACATGCAAGACACCTTCGCCGCCGTGCTGGGGCTGCTGCCGCGCATCATCTTGGCGTCACTGACCGGTTACGTCGTGGGCCAACTGCTCAACGCGTGGGTGCTGCAGAAAATGAAGGACCGCTTCGGCACCGACCGTCTGTGGGCGCGCCTGATCGGTTCGACGGTTGTGGGCGAATTCGCCGATACCCTGCTGTTCTGCTCCATCGCCGCCGGCGTGATCGGTATCGACTCCGTCGGCGCATTCGTGAACTACGTCATCGTCGGGTTCCTGTGGAAGACCCTCATGGAGGTCGTCCTGCTGCCGGTCACCTACCCGACGATTGCCGCCGTGCGCCGCGCCGAGGAGCGCGCGAGCGCGGTGACGGCTTAA
- the gluQRS gene encoding tRNA glutamyl-Q(34) synthetase GluQRS — protein sequence MSHSQSAAGRYAPSPSGDLHFGNLRTAVLAWLFARQSGRKFYIRVEDIDSERSSMESARRQLEDLATLGIEWDEPVIYQHERGDAYAAALEQLDTYECYCSRRDIREAASAPHAQPGMYPGTCRDLTEEERAYRRSQLATEGRLPAIRLRALDLKWTVSDYYKGEFTGPVDDVILKRGGNMNQAQAGDWAYNLAVVVDDGAQNIDQIVRGDDLLGSAPAQAYLADQLGLPQPKYIHVPLVVNAQGNRLAKRDGAVTLRDMLARRTITEIIGQLASSVGVEGATSADELMRKFEPDMLSGEQFLWA from the coding sequence ATGTCTCATTCACAATCCGCAGCTGGCCGATATGCACCGAGTCCGAGTGGGGATCTCCACTTCGGCAATTTGCGCACGGCGGTGCTTGCGTGGTTGTTTGCGCGCCAGTCGGGCCGCAAGTTCTACATACGCGTGGAGGACATTGATTCGGAGCGTTCCAGCATGGAATCGGCCCGGCGCCAGCTGGAGGATCTCGCGACGCTGGGCATTGAGTGGGATGAGCCGGTCATCTACCAGCATGAACGCGGTGATGCGTACGCGGCGGCGTTGGAGCAGCTCGACACGTATGAATGTTATTGCTCACGCCGCGATATCCGGGAGGCGGCGTCCGCACCTCACGCCCAGCCAGGCATGTATCCAGGCACGTGCCGCGACCTCACGGAAGAGGAGCGCGCTTATCGACGTTCCCAGCTCGCCACCGAAGGCCGCCTCCCCGCCATCCGTCTGCGTGCGCTTGACCTTAAGTGGACCGTGTCCGACTACTACAAAGGCGAGTTCACCGGCCCAGTCGACGACGTGATTCTCAAACGCGGCGGGAACATGAACCAAGCACAAGCGGGGGATTGGGCGTACAACCTCGCTGTGGTTGTCGACGACGGCGCCCAGAATATCGACCAGATCGTCCGCGGCGACGACCTTCTCGGTTCCGCACCCGCGCAGGCGTACCTCGCCGACCAACTCGGGCTGCCCCAGCCGAAGTACATTCATGTTCCGCTTGTCGTTAATGCCCAAGGAAATCGGTTAGCCAAGCGTGACGGTGCTGTCACGTTGCGGGACATGTTGGCTCGCCGAACAATCACAGAAATCATTGGGCAACTCGCCTCCTCGGTCGGCGTGGAGGGCGCGACTAGCGCGGATGAGTTGATGCGGAAGTTCGAGCCAGACATGCTTTCTGGCGAGCAATTTTTGTGGGCATGA
- a CDS encoding aminotransferase, which yields MSLLNLDPAAREELAAKVREEYETLKARNLDLDLTRGKPSSEQLDLSNELLELPGRDNYVDAAGADVRNYGNLKGIKDIREIWAELIGVSVDNLYAEDSSSLNIMFDLISWSFIFGNNDSERPWREEETVKWICPVPGYDRHFAIAEKLGFEMVSVPMLEDGPDADAVAELVKDPAVKGMWVVPMFANPSGVTATEEVARALATMETAAPDFRIVWDNAYAVHTFTEDFPAIVDVLGIAEEAGNANRFWVMSSTSKITHAGAGVAFFASSTENLDWYASIAGIRGIGPNKVNQLAHAKFFGDADGVRALMQKHAQILKPKFDAVLEILENRLGEYEVARWTTPAGGYFISLDVIDGTAHRVWELAREAGITLTKAGSAFPKGEDPNDRNIRLAPSLPPIDEVRTAMDGVATCVLLAALEKLEG from the coding sequence ATGTCCCTGCTCAATCTGGACCCCGCTGCCCGTGAGGAACTCGCGGCGAAGGTGCGCGAGGAATATGAAACCCTCAAGGCCCGCAACCTGGACTTGGACCTAACGCGCGGGAAACCGTCGTCGGAGCAGCTGGACCTCAGCAACGAGCTGCTAGAGCTGCCGGGCAGGGACAACTACGTGGATGCTGCGGGCGCGGATGTGCGCAATTACGGCAACCTCAAGGGCATTAAGGACATCCGGGAGATCTGGGCCGAGCTCATCGGCGTGTCGGTAGACAATCTGTACGCGGAGGATTCCTCCTCGCTGAACATCATGTTCGACCTGATCAGCTGGTCGTTCATCTTCGGCAACAACGATTCGGAGCGCCCGTGGCGCGAAGAGGAGACCGTCAAGTGGATCTGTCCGGTGCCGGGCTACGACCGTCACTTCGCTATCGCTGAGAAGCTCGGCTTCGAGATGGTCTCTGTGCCCATGCTGGAAGACGGCCCGGATGCGGACGCCGTCGCCGAGCTGGTCAAGGACCCGGCGGTGAAAGGCATGTGGGTCGTGCCGATGTTCGCCAACCCGTCCGGCGTGACAGCGACGGAGGAAGTCGCGCGTGCGCTCGCCACGATGGAGACCGCGGCGCCCGACTTCCGCATTGTGTGGGATAACGCCTACGCCGTGCACACCTTCACCGAGGACTTCCCGGCCATCGTCGACGTGCTCGGCATCGCGGAGGAGGCGGGCAACGCGAACCGTTTCTGGGTGATGAGCTCCACCTCCAAGATCACGCACGCGGGCGCGGGCGTGGCCTTCTTCGCGTCCTCGACGGAGAACCTGGACTGGTACGCCTCCATCGCAGGTATCCGCGGCATCGGCCCGAATAAGGTCAACCAGCTGGCGCACGCGAAGTTCTTCGGCGACGCCGACGGCGTGCGCGCGCTGATGCAGAAGCACGCGCAGATCCTCAAGCCGAAATTCGACGCGGTCCTGGAGATCCTCGAGAACCGTCTCGGCGAGTACGAGGTCGCGCGCTGGACCACCCCGGCCGGCGGCTACTTCATTTCCCTCGACGTCATCGACGGCACCGCCCACCGCGTGTGGGAGCTCGCCCGAGAGGCCGGCATCACCCTGACCAAGGCCGGTTCCGCTTTCCCGAAGGGGGAGGACCCGAACGACCGCAACATCCGTCTCGCGCCGTCGCTTCCGCCTATCGACGAAGTGCGCACCGCCATGGACGGCGTGGCCACCTGCGTGCTCCTCGCGGCACTGGAGAAGCTCGAGGGCTAG
- a CDS encoding response regulator transcription factor, with protein sequence MKIVIADDSALLREGVAGLLIRRGHEVVGQVGDAEVLPGAVDKHAPDLVITDVRMPPAMRDDGLQAALKLRENGPVNVLVLSQYVAPAYARELFSGGDGGTGYLLKDRVAEVKDFVQACETVASGGVVIDPDVAGELMAASSQWLTALTPREREVLELMAEGLSNAEIAEKLYFSGAAVAKHVSSIFSKLGLTPDEENRRVRAILMYLSERGIT encoded by the coding sequence ATGAAGATCGTGATAGCCGACGATTCCGCCCTGCTGCGCGAAGGCGTCGCAGGTCTGCTCATCCGGCGCGGCCACGAGGTGGTCGGGCAGGTGGGGGATGCGGAGGTGCTCCCGGGGGCCGTCGATAAGCATGCACCCGACCTCGTGATCACTGATGTGCGCATGCCTCCCGCCATGCGCGACGACGGCCTGCAAGCTGCCTTGAAGTTGCGTGAGAACGGCCCCGTGAATGTGCTCGTGCTGTCGCAGTATGTCGCGCCCGCGTACGCCCGAGAGCTGTTCTCCGGCGGCGACGGCGGCACCGGCTACCTGCTCAAAGACCGCGTTGCGGAGGTGAAAGACTTCGTCCAGGCATGCGAGACCGTGGCCAGCGGCGGCGTGGTCATCGACCCGGATGTGGCGGGCGAGCTCATGGCCGCCAGTTCCCAGTGGCTGACCGCGCTCACCCCGCGCGAACGCGAGGTCCTCGAGCTCATGGCGGAGGGTCTGTCCAATGCCGAGATCGCGGAAAAGCTTTACTTCTCCGGCGCCGCGGTGGCCAAGCATGTGTCCAGCATCTTCTCCAAGCTGGGGCTGACCCCCGACGAGGAGAACCGCCGCGTCCGCGCGATCCTGATGTACCTCTCCGAGCGGGGGATCACCTAA
- a CDS encoding sensor histidine kinase — translation MWRKKNHEAEAARAIHELTASRRKIAEAYEVERLRIERDLHDGAQQYFVAAAMKLGEAQLETDSPLLDAAARDLKNGLDALRRTVRGIHPRELTDRGLVEAVETAAAQYGPHVTVRAPHPLPLIDDSVLAAAYFFTSEALTNAAKHAPGAPVSVLITSDHTLNVAVTDSGDGGARFMPGGGLDGMRERIAAFGGGIEVNSPNGGPTTIAARIPLLLYRGESGLAQ, via the coding sequence ATGTGGCGGAAGAAGAACCACGAAGCCGAGGCCGCGCGGGCGATCCACGAGCTGACAGCCTCGCGGCGCAAGATCGCGGAGGCGTACGAAGTCGAGCGGCTGCGCATCGAACGCGACCTCCACGACGGCGCGCAGCAATATTTCGTGGCGGCGGCGATGAAGCTCGGCGAAGCACAGCTTGAAACAGACTCGCCGCTTCTCGACGCCGCCGCCCGCGACCTCAAGAACGGCCTCGACGCCCTGCGCCGCACCGTGCGCGGCATCCACCCGCGCGAGCTGACCGACCGCGGGCTGGTCGAGGCAGTCGAAACAGCAGCCGCGCAGTACGGTCCGCATGTGACGGTCCGCGCGCCGCACCCGCTTCCGCTTATCGACGACTCCGTCCTCGCCGCCGCCTATTTCTTCACCTCCGAAGCCCTGACCAATGCCGCGAAGCACGCGCCGGGCGCTCCCGTCAGCGTGCTGATAACCAGCGACCACACGCTGAATGTCGCGGTGACCGACTCCGGCGACGGCGGCGCGCGCTTCATGCCCGGTGGCGGACTCGACGGCATGCGGGAGCGGATCGCCGCTTTCGGGGGCGGAATCGAAGTGAATTCACCCAACGGCGGCCCAACGACCATCGCTGCGCGGATACCGTTGCTGCTGTACCGAGGAGAAAGCGGGTTAGCTCAATGA
- a CDS encoding ABC transporter ATP-binding protein codes for MLELNDITKSFTQQRVLEGISLNIGPGESVAIMGPSGSGKSTLLHCMSGVLVPDHGEVRFNGRDIASLHDAARSQLRLDHFGFIFQDGQLMPELTAKENVALPQIMRGESRSKAHAEATDMLTRLGLGAFVDRFPGQLSGGQGQRVAIARALAGPPSVVFADEPTAALDQATGHEVMQQITAVAKKFGVTLVLVTHDPKIAQWCDRRIEIRDGLIHTEGTAKGVPA; via the coding sequence ATGCTTGAACTCAACGACATCACCAAATCATTCACCCAGCAGCGGGTCCTCGAAGGAATCAGCCTGAATATCGGCCCCGGCGAGTCCGTCGCCATCATGGGCCCGTCCGGCTCCGGCAAGTCGACGCTGCTCCACTGCATGTCGGGAGTGCTCGTCCCCGACCACGGCGAGGTCCGCTTCAACGGGCGCGACATCGCATCGCTTCACGACGCCGCCCGCTCCCAACTCCGCCTCGACCACTTCGGCTTCATCTTCCAGGACGGCCAGCTCATGCCCGAGTTGACCGCGAAGGAGAATGTGGCGCTGCCGCAGATCATGCGGGGTGAGTCCCGCTCGAAGGCCCACGCGGAGGCGACGGACATGCTCACCCGGCTCGGCCTCGGCGCCTTTGTGGACCGCTTCCCGGGCCAGCTCTCCGGCGGGCAGGGCCAACGCGTCGCCATCGCCCGCGCACTGGCGGGCCCGCCGTCCGTGGTCTTCGCCGACGAGCCCACCGCCGCACTCGACCAGGCCACCGGGCACGAGGTGATGCAGCAGATCACCGCCGTGGCCAAGAAATTCGGTGTGACGCTCGTCCTGGTCACCCACGACCCGAAGATCGCGCAGTGGTGCGACCGCCGGATCGAGATCCGCGACGGCCTCATCCACACCGAGGGCACCGCGAAGGGAGTCCCGGCATGA
- a CDS encoding FtsX-like permease family protein encodes MSAVTLLNAAQSSSSEGRAQRQTGERWVRALSLVAFAVSTWILCTLAAGTWMFAQRHWHPHDRLIEVQENAGGPLSMPYIFLALFASLLVIPTLLGLLTQAARANLGGREEQLAILRLIGATPGQVRGMMILDALRQALVGLGIGTVLYLVSVPAWSLLSFQEKRIGTWEMLTWWVVPVAWVVVLALAAASVWLALRRVAVTPLGVTKKVPPKGQSVITLVISLVAAIFLYRYLNTLSIAPEADATEFFVMLVVVAGVLMVNALIAVGVIQLIARVSYLLPGSANYVATRRVGRGVRTTWKRVAALYFVAFIAGAGSGFSAVPQIEDDPALKMVTADIPSGVAITAVFGAVLLIASTLLTQALAVVEQKQLTKSLYFIGAPAKFHTSVAIREVGIPMALVTLMGFGMGSMMGLAMVIASVDALLLQHALFAALIVLALAGCVAAVSATGKLRERVLSETGRLND; translated from the coding sequence ATGAGCGCAGTGACCTTACTGAACGCCGCCCAGTCCTCCTCCAGCGAGGGCCGCGCGCAACGCCAGACTGGCGAACGCTGGGTCCGCGCCCTGTCGCTCGTGGCGTTCGCCGTGTCCACCTGGATCCTGTGCACGCTGGCCGCCGGCACGTGGATGTTCGCGCAGCGCCACTGGCACCCGCACGACCGCCTCATTGAAGTGCAGGAGAACGCAGGCGGACCTTTGTCCATGCCCTATATCTTCCTCGCCCTCTTCGCGTCATTGCTTGTGATTCCCACCCTGCTCGGCCTGCTCACCCAAGCCGCGCGTGCGAATCTCGGTGGCCGCGAAGAGCAGCTGGCCATCCTGCGCCTGATCGGCGCCACCCCCGGACAGGTGCGCGGCATGATGATTCTCGACGCCCTTCGCCAGGCCCTCGTCGGCCTTGGCATCGGCACCGTTTTGTACCTGGTCAGCGTGCCGGCATGGTCGCTGCTGTCGTTCCAGGAGAAGCGCATCGGCACCTGGGAAATGCTCACATGGTGGGTCGTGCCCGTCGCTTGGGTTGTTGTCCTCGCCCTTGCCGCCGCATCCGTGTGGCTGGCTCTGCGACGGGTCGCCGTCACCCCGCTGGGCGTGACCAAGAAGGTGCCGCCGAAGGGACAAAGCGTGATCACATTGGTCATTTCGCTTGTGGCCGCTATTTTCCTGTACCGCTACCTGAACACGCTGTCCATCGCACCGGAAGCCGATGCCACCGAGTTCTTCGTGATGCTCGTCGTTGTCGCCGGCGTGCTGATGGTCAATGCTCTCATCGCCGTCGGCGTGATCCAGTTGATCGCCCGCGTCAGTTACCTGCTCCCCGGTTCTGCCAACTACGTGGCCACCCGCCGCGTCGGCCGCGGGGTGAGGACCACTTGGAAGCGCGTCGCCGCGCTGTACTTCGTCGCGTTCATCGCGGGTGCTGGCAGCGGGTTCTCCGCTGTCCCGCAGATCGAGGATGATCCGGCCCTGAAGATGGTCACCGCCGACATTCCCTCCGGCGTGGCCATCACCGCTGTCTTCGGTGCCGTTCTGCTTATCGCATCCACGCTGCTTACCCAGGCGTTGGCTGTGGTGGAGCAAAAGCAGCTGACCAAGTCCCTCTACTTCATCGGCGCGCCCGCGAAGTTCCACACGTCCGTGGCCATCCGCGAGGTTGGAATCCCGATGGCTCTGGTGACCCTAATGGGCTTCGGCATGGGCAGCATGATGGGACTAGCGATGGTCATCGCATCTGTCGACGCACTCCTGCTGCAGCACGCCCTCTTCGCCGCGCTGATCGTGCTGGCGCTCGCCGGCTGCGTCGCCGCCGTCTCCGCCACCGGCAAGCTTCGCGAGCGGGTGCTTTCCGAGACCGGCCGGCTCAATGACTAG